A portion of the Lolium rigidum isolate FL_2022 chromosome 1, APGP_CSIRO_Lrig_0.1, whole genome shotgun sequence genome contains these proteins:
- the LOC124660814 gene encoding putative receptor protein kinase ZmPK1, translating into MSGLTILTCLAFVLLITTTTWPPVALAASGQHRRRSNLWRGDSIIVGGDDALVSPNGDFSCGFHRVATNAYVLAIWFTASADPHTLAWAARRDAPVNGMGSRAELLGDGSLVLQDFDGRTVWTTSTGDTGADRAQLLDTGNLVVSDAAGRTLWQSFDWPTDTLLPGQLITRRSRVVSARARGATSSGYYILYFDSFNILTIMYDGPETNLNYWPNAFKTWYENGRTCGVHGICGRYGVCTYLLDGPACACPEGFVPADPADWSKGCRRLFDLRCGEDVRFAELPNVDYWGFDFKLLADKNSGIFNVSFETCRQICLDDCNCEGFGYKKGGNGKCYPKVALWNGRGPEPKQFMYLKVPARDWKNLNMSSVMSLRYGGHACTKQEQNASGSYYMSRYLKNAGDSKINFVYVYSFLAGLFVVEAIVMVAGYLFVFRADRAATRCVHDEGYNLVLSQFRRFTYQEVSNATCDFEEELTSEAPWPVYKGVLEDGRDVAVTRLAEVSPQADQVFRSEMSVIGQVNHMNIVRVWGFCSERSHRLLVSEHVENGSLAKALFNCGAEELGLGWHSRYKIAVGVAKGLAYLHHECSEWILHCDMKPENILLDVSLEPKITGFGLVKLLSREDKTGRAPSRVQVTREYAAPEWAMSLPITWKADVYSFGVVLLELLHGKRASEWSSADSPKGGDACVDLHGIVVWIEDRKIECQGKLSTPGLWLEKFVDARLLGDFNRLQAAAMLDVAMLCVEDDPDKRPSMNVVVQMLLSSQDVGSASLRRVCPAPTHEIRSM; encoded by the exons ATGAGCGGGCTCACGATTCTCACCTGCTTGGCCTTCGTCTTGCTGATCACCACTACGACCTGGCCTCCTGTCGCTCTTGCGGCAAGCGGTCAGCACCGGAGGAGGAGCAACCTGTGGCGCGGCgattccatcatcgtcggcggcgacgacgctCTGGTATCGCCGAACGGCGACTTCTCGTGTGGCTTCCACCGCGTCGCTACGAACGCCTACGTTCTCGCCATCTGGTTCACTGCCTCCGCCGATCCTCACACTCTCGCGTGGGCGGCCAGGCGCGACGCCCCCGTGAACGGCATGGGCTCCCGCGCCGAGCTCCTCGGGGACGGCTCCCTCGTGCTGCAAGACTTCGACGGCCGTACCGTGTGGACCACCAGCACGGGCGACACCGGCGCCGACCGCGCGCAGCTGCTCGACACCGGCAACCTCGTCGTGTCGGACGCCGCCGGCCGCACACTGTGGCAGAGCTTCGATTGGCCCACCGACACGCTCCTCCCGGGGCAGCTCATCACGCGGCGTAGCCGGGTCGTGTCCGCAAGGGCCAGGGGCGCCACCTCCTCCGGCTACTACATCCTCTACTTCGACAGCTTCAACATCCTCACCATCATGTACGACGGCCCAGAGACCAACCTCAACTACTGGCCCAACGCCTTCAAGACCTGGTACGAAAACGGCCGGA CGTGCGGCGTGCACGGTATATGCGGCCGCTACGGTGTGTGCACGTATCTGCTGGACGGGCCGGCGTGCGCGTGCCCCGAGGGGTTCGTGCCCGCCGACCCCGCAGACTGGAGCAAGGGCTGTCGGCGACTGTTCGACCTCAGGTGCGGCGAGGATGTGCGCTTCGCCGAGCTGCCCAACGTGGACTACTGGGGGTTCGACTTCAAATTACTAGCTGACAAGAATTCAGGGATCTTCAACGTCAGCTTCGAGACGTGCCGGCAAATCTGCCTCGACGACTGCAACTGCGAGGGGTTTGGGTACAAGAAAGGGGGCAACGGCAAGTGCTATCCCAAGGTCGCTCTGTGGAACGGCCGGGGCCCCGAACCCAAGCAGTTCATGTACCTCAAGGTCCCTGCCCGCGACTGGAAGAATCTGAACATGTCGTCGGTGATGAGCTTGCGCTACGGTGGCCACGCCTGCACAAAGCAAGAACAGAACGCCAGCGGCAGCTACTACATGTCCCGTTACCTAAAGAATGCTGGAGACAGCAAGATAAACTTCGTGTACGTCTACAGCTTCCTCGCCGGCTTGTTCGTCGTGGAAGCCATCGTCATGGTCGCTGGGTACCTGTTCGTGTTCCGAGCCGATCGGGCTGCCACACGTTGCGTCCACGACGAAGGGTACAACTTAGTGTTGAGTCAGTTCAGGAGATTCACGTACCAGGAGGTTTCGAACGCTACTTGCGATTTTGAAGAGGAGCTCACTAGTGAGGCACCATGGCCGGTGTACAAGGGAGTATTAGAAGACGGACGAGATGTCGCGGTGACGCGGCTGGCGGAGGTCTCACCGCAGGCAGACCAGGTGTTCCGGTCGGAGATGAGCGTCATCGGACAGGTCAACCACATGAATATTGTACGGGTATGGGGCTTCTGCTCCGAGCGCTCGCACAGGCTCCTCGTCTCGGAGCACGTTGAGAACGGCTCGCTGGCCAAGGCCCTGTTCAACTGCGGAGCCGAGGAGCTCGGGCTAGGGTGGCACTCGAGGTACAAGATCGCCGTCGGCGTCGCCAAGGGGTTGGCATACCTCCACCACGAGTGCTCcgagtggatcttgcactgcgacATGAAGCcagagaacatactgttagatgtcTCCCTGGAGCCTAAGATCACCGGCTTCGGACTGGTGAAGCTGCTGAGCCGGGAAGACAAGACCGGCAGGGCGCCATCCAGGGTGCAGGTTACCCGAGAATACGCCGCGCCTGAGTGGGCGATGAGCCTCCCGATCACCTGGAAGGCTGACGTGTACAGCTTCGGTGTTGTGCTCCTCGAGCTGCTCCATGGGAAGAGGGCTAGCGAGTGGTCGTCTGCAGATTCACCGAAAGGTGGGGATGCATGCGTGGATTTACATGGGATCGTGGTTTGGATCGAGGACCGGAAAATAGAGTGCCAAGGTAAGTTGTCAACACCAGGATTGTGGCTGGAGAAGTTCGTGGATGCGCGGTTGCTTGGCGACTTCAACCGCTTACAGGCGGCCGCGATGCTGGATGTGGCAATGTTGTGCGTGGAGGATGACCCGGACAAGAGGCCGAGCATGAATGTAGTTGTGCAAATGCTTCTCTCTTCTCAGGATGTAGGGTCGGCGTCCTTGCGCCGGGTCTGTCCTGCTCCTACCCATGAAATCCGTAGTATGTAA
- the LOC124684028 gene encoding patatin-like protein 2, giving the protein MSPVHVPELTSNGSLTLDPVQRTLSRLALASSPAAMTPRSPPPSYGSIVTVLSIDGGGVRGIIPGTILAFLEEKLQELDGPDARLADYFDVIAGTSTGGLVTAMLTAPNAQGRPLFAAKDINSFYLDHCPNIFPAVSGGPLGLLRSMRGPKYDGQYLHSVVRKLLGNTRVDQALQNIVIPTFDIKLLQPTIFSRYDALNDVSKNALLADVCISTSAAPTYLPGHQFGTKDKDGKARAFNLIDGGVAANNPTMLAMTHVSKQILLGNQDFFPIKPADYGKFMVLSLGTGSAKVEEKYDAAASGKWGILGWLYNGGASPLIDSFSQASADLVDIEASVLFQALRCEKRYLRIQDDELKGDTSSVDVSTPENLNKLVGVGKALLKRSVCRVDVETGKSVPDKNRGTNEEELAHFALMLSQERKARFQKKGVSVTH; this is encoded by the exons ATGTCGCCCGTGCACGTCCCGGAGCTCACCAGCAACGGCTCCCTGACCCTGGATCCGGTGCAGCGGACGCTCAGCCGCCTCGCCCTCGCGTCGTCGCCGGCGGCCATGACGCCCAGGTCCCCGCCGCCGTCCTACGGGAGCATCGTCACCGTGCTCagcatcgacggcggcggcgtccgcggcATCATCCCTGGCACCATCCTCGCCTTCCTAGAAGAGAAGCTCCAG GAGCTCGACGGACCCGACGCGAGGCTCGCAGACTACTTCGACGTAATTGCCGGGACGagcaccggcgggctcgtcacGGCCATGCTCACCGCGCCCAACGCCCAGGGCCGCCCGCTCTTCGCCGCCAAGGACATCAACAGCTTCTACCTGGACCACTGCCCAAACATCTTCCCTGCCGTCAGCGGCGGGCCTCTGGGCTTGCTCAGGAGCATGCGAGGGCCCAAGTACGACGGCCAGTACCTCCACTCAGTCGTCAGAAAGCTGCTCGGCAATACGAGGGTGGATCAGGCGCTGCAGAACATTGTCATCCCCACCTTCGACATCAAGCTGCTCCAGCCAACCATATTCTCCAGATACGAC GCCCTGAACGACGTCTCCAAGAACGCTCTCCTGGCCGACGTCTGCATTAGCACGTCCGCAGCGCCTACTTACCTCCCCGGCCACCAGttcgggactaaggacaaggatgGCAAGGCCCGGGCTTTCAACCTTATCGACGGAGGCGTCGCCGCAAACAACCCG ACGATGCTAGCGATGACGCACGTAAGCAAGCAGATCCTACTGGGCAACCAGGACTTCTTCCCCATCAAGCCGGCCGACTACGGGAAATTCATGGTGCTCTCGCTCGGCACCGGCTCCGCCAAGGTGGAGGAGAAGTACGACGCAGCCGCGTCCGGCAAGTGGGGTATCCTTGGCTGGCTCTACAACGGCGGTGCCTCGCCGCTCATTGACAGCTTCAGTCAGGCTAGCGCCGACCTGGTCGACATCGAGGCGTCCGTGCTCTTCCAGGCGCTGCGCTGCGAGAAGCGGTACCTCCGCATCCAGGACGACGAGCTCAAGGGCGACACCTCCTCCGTCGATGTGTCAACGCCTGAGAACCTAAACAAGCTCGTCGGCGTCGGCAAGGCGCTGCTCAAGAGGAGCGTGTGCAGGGTGGACGTCGAGACCGGCAAGAGCGTGCCTGACAAGAATAGAGGCACCAATGAGGAGGAACTCGCCCATTTCGCTCTCATGCTGTCACAGGAGCGGAAAGCTAGGTTCCAGAAGAAAGGCGTAAGCGTCACACACTAA